Within Desulfatiglans sp., the genomic segment ATCATGTTCCGGTTATTTAGCATAAAAAAGAGGCTTACTGCCTCAATCAATAAGGCAAATGATCTATATTGCTTTGATAAACTTATTAAAAAATCAGCTCCGCCTGCGCCTAAAATAAACATATCTTCCGACGATGTAGCCATGTATCAATACACAGACGGTACAACAGGTGTATCAAAGAAGGTCATGCTGGGTGCGCGCTTCCCTTCTTTCATGTGTTCGGCCTCACTGTGTGCATGATTTTTTCTATCCTGATGGGGATGGAGAATAATATCGTGGCAAAGCCCCAGGCAGAAAATCTGATTAAGGCAATCACAAAACATAGACCCACCTTTGCCCCAATGGTACCCACCATGTTTAAAAATATTTTTAGGCACCCTGATATTGCAAAGGCTG encodes:
- a CDS encoding long-chain fatty acid--CoA ligase — its product is MCMIFSILMGMENNIVAKPQAENLIKAITKHRPTFAPMVPTMFKNIFRHPDIAKADMISIRAYFSGRAPIPVEIIKEFEARTG
- a CDS encoding long-chain fatty acid--CoA ligase — translated: MFRLFSIKKRLTASINKANDLYCFDKLIKKSAPPAPKINISSDDVAMYQYTDGTTGVSKKVMLGARFPSFMCSASLCA